One Micromonospora sp. WMMD1120 genomic region harbors:
- a CDS encoding Na+/H+ antiporter NhaA, producing MTSNNPHRGWSSRTAWQGRFNAPLRAFLRTETGGARVVLVAAVAALAWANLHPSSYESVWTTTFSVQLGEWPVSHELRTWVNSGLMTFFFLVAGLELRREFDIGELRERRRLALPMLAGVGGMLLPIGIYLAFNAGQTTAAGWGAVMATDTALALGALAVFGPRFSDRLRGFLLTVSVVDDLVAIAVLAIAYPEHPSVTALLVAAAIFVVVLVVRSAGVRFGPVYGLLGVAAWLAVSESGVDPVVVGLIMGLLTYAYAPGRGDLQRASDQFRLFREQPTPQLARMAQAGLFAALSPNERLQTLFHPWASYLVVPLFALANVGIVIDGDLLARAVTSPVTLGVVVAYVVGKPAGIVVTSWLVARLSGNRFRPPVGWLAVAGVGTVSGIGFTVALLIATHALHGPALDEAKFGILVATVGASVVTWLVFRSVGRLSPARRARALLGVTEGIVDLVLPVDAERDHMRGDLDAPVTVVEYGDFECPYCGQAEPVVRELLADFANVRYVWRHLPLTDVHPHAQLAAEAAEAAGEQNAFWEMHDLLLAHQDALNPADVLGYADQLGLDLDAFREHMAKRMGVDRIAEDVDSADLSGVTGTPTFFINGRRHHGAYDIAALKSAVKSAFASAKLRPEYHPREPGPRPGDRGA from the coding sequence GTGACGAGCAACAACCCGCATCGGGGATGGTCCAGCCGCACGGCCTGGCAGGGGCGGTTCAACGCCCCGCTGCGCGCGTTCCTGCGTACCGAGACCGGCGGGGCGCGGGTGGTGCTGGTCGCCGCGGTGGCGGCGCTCGCCTGGGCCAACCTGCACCCCTCGTCGTACGAGTCGGTGTGGACCACCACCTTCTCGGTCCAACTCGGCGAGTGGCCGGTGTCGCACGAGCTGCGTACCTGGGTGAACAGCGGTCTGATGACGTTCTTCTTCCTGGTCGCCGGGCTGGAGCTGCGCCGCGAGTTCGACATCGGCGAGCTGCGGGAGCGTCGTCGGCTGGCGTTGCCGATGCTGGCCGGGGTGGGCGGCATGCTGCTGCCGATCGGCATCTACCTCGCGTTCAACGCCGGGCAGACCACCGCCGCGGGCTGGGGTGCGGTGATGGCCACCGACACGGCGCTGGCGCTCGGCGCGTTGGCCGTCTTCGGACCGCGCTTCTCCGACCGGCTCCGCGGCTTCCTGCTGACCGTCTCCGTCGTCGACGACCTGGTGGCCATCGCGGTGCTGGCGATCGCGTACCCGGAGCATCCGTCGGTGACCGCGCTGCTCGTCGCGGCGGCGATCTTCGTCGTCGTTCTGGTGGTGCGGAGCGCCGGAGTGCGGTTCGGGCCGGTGTACGGGCTGCTGGGGGTGGCGGCCTGGCTCGCCGTGTCGGAGTCCGGTGTCGACCCGGTCGTGGTGGGTCTGATCATGGGGCTGTTGACCTACGCCTACGCGCCCGGCCGCGGCGACCTGCAACGGGCCAGCGACCAGTTCCGGCTGTTCCGGGAGCAGCCCACCCCGCAGCTGGCCCGGATGGCCCAGGCCGGGCTGTTCGCCGCGCTGTCGCCGAACGAGCGGTTGCAGACGCTCTTCCACCCGTGGGCGAGCTACCTGGTCGTGCCGCTCTTCGCCCTGGCGAACGTCGGGATCGTGATCGACGGCGACCTGCTGGCCCGCGCGGTGACCTCGCCGGTCACCCTCGGCGTGGTCGTCGCGTACGTCGTCGGCAAGCCGGCCGGCATCGTGGTGACCTCGTGGTTGGTGGCCCGGCTCAGCGGCAACCGGTTCCGGCCGCCGGTGGGCTGGCTGGCCGTCGCGGGGGTCGGCACGGTCTCCGGGATCGGGTTCACCGTGGCGCTGCTGATCGCCACCCACGCGCTGCACGGCCCCGCGCTGGACGAGGCGAAGTTCGGCATCCTCGTGGCGACGGTCGGCGCGTCGGTGGTCACCTGGCTGGTGTTCCGCTCGGTCGGTCGACTCTCGCCGGCCCGCCGGGCGCGGGCGTTGCTCGGTGTCACCGAGGGCATCGTCGATCTCGTGCTGCCCGTCGACGCGGAGCGTGACCACATGCGCGGGGACCTGGACGCGCCGGTGACGGTGGTGGAGTACGGCGACTTCGAGTGCCCCTACTGTGGGCAGGCCGAGCCGGTGGTCCGGGAGTTGCTCGCCGACTTCGCCAACGTCCGGTACGTCTGGCGGCACCTACCGCTCACCGACGTCCACCCGCACGCCCAACTCGCCGCCGAGGCCGCCGAGGCGGCGGGGGAGCAGAACGCGTTCTGGGAGATGCACGACCTGCTCCTCGCCCACCAGGACGCCCTCAACCCCGCCGACGTGCTCGGCTACGCCGATCAGCTCGGCCTGGACCTGGACGCGTTCCGGGAGCACATGGCCAAACGGATGGGCGTCGACCGGATCGCCGAGGACGTCGACTCCGCCGACCTCAGCGGCGTCACCGGCACCCCGACGTTCTTCATCAACGGCAGACGTCACCACGGGGCGTACGACATCGCCGCCCTGAAGTCGGCGGTGAAGTCGGCGTTCGCGAGCGCCAAGCTGCGCCCGGAGTACCACCCCCGGGAGCCCGGCCCTCGCCCAGGTGACCGAGGCGCCTAA
- a CDS encoding YbaB/EbfC family nucleoid-associated protein, whose translation MWADDAALDAASRRLDEWESSLVERADRARALAARVRALTGTAHNPDRTVTVTVDSAGQLVDLRLDERIRQQPGSRTAEQILTVSRAARADLLRQITAITTETLGDDDPSTRAIIDSYRDRLGRDQGPSDAGR comes from the coding sequence ATGTGGGCGGACGACGCCGCGCTGGACGCGGCGAGTCGCCGGCTCGACGAGTGGGAGTCGTCGCTCGTCGAACGGGCGGACCGGGCCAGGGCGCTGGCGGCCCGGGTGCGGGCCCTGACCGGCACCGCCCACAACCCCGATCGGACGGTCACGGTCACCGTCGATTCCGCCGGCCAGCTCGTCGACCTGCGACTCGACGAGCGCATCCGGCAGCAGCCCGGGAGCCGGACCGCCGAGCAGATCCTGACCGTCAGTCGAGCCGCGCGCGCCGACCTGCTGCGGCAGATCACCGCGATCACCACCGAAACCCTCGGCGACGACGACCCGAGCACTCGGGCGATCATCGACTCGTACCGTGATCGGCTCGGCCGCGACCAGGGGCCGAGCGATGCCGGCCGCTGA
- a CDS encoding type VII secretion target: MPAADGIQVDPDDLSAHAARLDRCADSLDTARQAGQHVHLGADAYGQLCAVLPALLGSLHQTLVDGTGAAGGSVRDTADRLRQSADRYRHSDTRAQRLLDGVRRPR, translated from the coding sequence ATGCCGGCCGCTGACGGCATACAGGTCGACCCGGACGACCTGAGCGCACACGCCGCCCGGCTCGACCGCTGCGCCGACAGCCTCGACACCGCCCGGCAGGCGGGCCAGCACGTCCATCTGGGTGCCGACGCCTACGGGCAGCTCTGCGCCGTCCTGCCGGCGCTGCTCGGCAGCCTGCACCAGACGCTTGTCGACGGCACCGGCGCCGCCGGCGGGTCGGTGCGGGACACCGCCGACCGGCTCCGGCAGAGCGCCGACCGCTACCGGCACTCGGACACCCGGGCCCAGCGCCTGCTCGACGGGGTGCGACGGCCCCGGTGA
- a CDS encoding WXG100 family type VII secretion target, which produces MTTNPLVAAATDTPPSVWAGAWICEDIELIAQGLRGGSWIDGSLGVVSAGLDALALVSDPVGALVQYGIAWLIEHVKPLSEALDWLAGDPAAITAHAQTWRNVAGSLREEVATLAHAVRADVATWGGSAGPAYRAWASEQQQAISGLARGADALAAITEGAAGLVAAVRLLVRDAVAACVSRLIVYAGELLVTGGLAAPLVAEQVSTLVASWGARIARLLRALLNSLRRLMPEIRRLGDLIDRLKQALGRLQHRSPDPHGPDSPGPTKTPGDLDRPDFTDAEIDPRKITTYAMNPDHPVGKNKYRVINSATGLGPEDADMIMQQIREGVLAGSPVLGKADQFGERWSVDLPLTGPSGVITVRTAWILEDGAPAPRMVTISFPPKEG; this is translated from the coding sequence GTGACCACCAACCCCCTCGTCGCCGCCGCGACGGACACCCCGCCCAGCGTCTGGGCGGGCGCGTGGATCTGCGAGGACATCGAACTCATCGCCCAGGGCCTGCGCGGCGGGAGTTGGATCGACGGCAGCCTCGGCGTGGTGAGCGCGGGCCTGGACGCTCTCGCCCTCGTCTCCGACCCGGTCGGCGCCCTCGTCCAATACGGGATAGCCTGGCTCATCGAGCACGTCAAGCCGCTCAGCGAAGCCCTGGACTGGCTCGCCGGCGATCCCGCCGCGATCACCGCGCACGCCCAGACCTGGCGCAACGTTGCCGGGTCCCTCCGCGAGGAGGTCGCCACGCTGGCCCACGCCGTCCGCGCCGACGTCGCCACGTGGGGCGGCAGCGCCGGCCCCGCCTACCGCGCCTGGGCCTCGGAACAACAGCAGGCCATCAGCGGCCTGGCCCGGGGCGCGGACGCGCTCGCCGCCATCACCGAGGGCGCCGCCGGCCTGGTCGCCGCCGTCCGGCTCCTGGTCCGCGACGCCGTCGCCGCGTGCGTCTCCCGCCTGATCGTGTACGCGGGCGAACTACTGGTGACCGGCGGACTGGCCGCCCCGCTGGTCGCGGAGCAGGTCAGCACGCTGGTGGCGTCCTGGGGTGCGCGGATCGCGCGGCTGCTTCGGGCACTGCTGAACAGTCTGCGCCGGCTGATGCCCGAGATCCGCCGCCTCGGCGACCTCATCGACAGGCTCAAGCAGGCGCTGGGACGACTCCAGCATCGGTCTCCCGACCCGCACGGCCCCGACAGCCCTGGGCCGACGAAGACGCCGGGTGATCTGGACCGACCGGACTTCACCGACGCGGAGATCGATCCTCGGAAGATCACCACTTACGCCATGAACCCGGACCACCCCGTCGGCAAGAACAAGTATCGCGTCATCAATTCTGCTACCGGCCTCGGCCCAGAGGACGCCGATATGATCATGCAACAGATCCGTGAGGGCGTACTCGCCGGTAGTCCGGTTCTCGGTAAGGCAGACCAGTTCGGCGAGCGGTGGTCCGTCGATCTACCTCTGACCGGGCCTAGTGGCGTGATCACTGTTCGCACAGCCTGGATACTGGAGGACGGGGCACCCGCACCTCGGATGGTGACCATCTCGTTTCCGCCCAAGGAAGGATGA
- a CDS encoding DUF4926 domain-containing protein, which yields MELYDVVELREAIPNEHLPAGAVGTVVHIFGGPPTAYEVEFTDADGRTVAMVTLRADQVIHRDG from the coding sequence GTGGAGCTGTACGACGTGGTTGAGCTCCGAGAGGCCATCCCGAACGAACACCTTCCTGCCGGGGCGGTGGGTACGGTCGTTCACATCTTCGGTGGCCCACCGACCGCATACGAGGTCGAGTTCACCGATGCCGATGGCCGTACGGTCGCCATGGTCACGCTTCGGGCCGACCAGGTAATTCACCGAGACGGCTAG
- a CDS encoding YbaB/EbfC family nucleoid-associated protein has product MDDLLTETRRALEAVRSDRPETPADSHEVPAAHGSAADGLVTATITGGRLDSFIIDPRLMRLPSWKLAEHVMTAVNEALDLLRQGQPATGQPADVDALAGGLHELQDRSIRQMAQMGQALQEVVTLLRGGRAEGRR; this is encoded by the coding sequence ATGGACGATCTGCTGACCGAGACGCGTCGGGCGCTGGAGGCCGTGCGGTCCGACCGCCCGGAAACCCCCGCCGATTCCCATGAGGTCCCTGCCGCCCATGGCAGTGCCGCCGACGGGCTGGTCACCGCCACCATCACCGGCGGCAGGCTCGACTCGTTCATCATCGACCCGCGACTGATGCGCTTGCCCTCGTGGAAGCTGGCCGAGCATGTAATGACCGCTGTCAACGAGGCCCTCGACCTCCTACGACAAGGCCAGCCCGCCACCGGGCAGCCCGCCGACGTCGACGCCTTGGCGGGCGGCCTCCACGAGCTGCAGGACCGGTCGATCCGACAGATGGCCCAGATGGGCCAGGCGTTGCAGGAGGTTGTGACGTTGCTACGCGGAGGTCGGGCCGAAGGCCGCCGGTGA
- a CDS encoding DUF6879 family protein, with protein sequence MHDLFRGDPGELLRLEDYWADFDDRFWRTDAPGFWKLERQQTFKEPGDEGWQAFADGRWEDSLRILDARRPEFQSYYRRIAENGFTTRRVRVVHEPLTPYLQWELHVLRLRHEYGGLTRVVRADAVAAAESGGQLPEIYTLGTEVMYEAVYDADGVLAAARRWRDPELVGSCQSFIESLYQRGEPLDEYFARVVAPMGSPRAG encoded by the coding sequence ATGCATGACCTGTTCCGCGGTGATCCCGGTGAGTTGCTCCGTCTGGAGGACTACTGGGCGGACTTCGACGATCGGTTCTGGCGGACCGACGCTCCGGGCTTCTGGAAGCTGGAACGGCAGCAGACCTTCAAGGAGCCTGGCGACGAGGGATGGCAGGCGTTCGCCGACGGGCGATGGGAGGATTCGCTGCGAATCCTCGACGCGCGCCGCCCCGAGTTCCAGAGCTACTACCGGCGGATCGCGGAGAACGGGTTCACCACCCGCCGGGTACGGGTCGTCCACGAGCCGCTCACGCCGTACCTGCAGTGGGAGCTGCATGTGCTGCGGCTGCGGCACGAGTACGGGGGTCTGACCCGGGTGGTCCGCGCGGACGCGGTCGCGGCAGCCGAGTCAGGCGGTCAGCTGCCGGAGATCTACACCCTCGGCACCGAGGTGATGTACGAGGCCGTCTACGACGCCGACGGCGTGTTGGCAGCCGCCCGCCGCTGGCGTGACCCCGAGTTGGTGGGAAGCTGCCAGTCCTTCATCGAGTCGCTCTACCAGCGGGGTGAACCCCTGGACGAGTACTTCGCTCGTGTGGTGGCGCCGATGGGGTCTCCCCGCGCGGGGTGA
- a CDS encoding tetratricopeptide repeat protein, protein MNPWTSTSLVWWRRWGLPARGDEVDGVGSDEPGQRPAQVNRSELSGPAELVQARDVYGGVHFHGEVTSQERPQQLPGDVRGFVNRIEELHTLNQLLTEGDQSVDVSLSVITGTAGVGKTSVALRWAHSVRSRFPDGQLYANLRGYDPGEPAQPDQILDRFLRALGVPPSAVPADLDDRAALYRSRLAGRRVLVLLDNAASARQVRPLLPGTDRCLVVVTSRNMLSGLTTRDGGRRLTLRILTEDDAVTLLRDITSPYRSGDDPAELTELARLCARLPLALRIAAERAASRPFMPLGELIQDLRDESALWDALTAEEDEESDAVRAVFAWSYRALNPTSARLFRLLGLHPGPDFSAPAAAALTGVPLPQVRQPLDALVSVNLLEQSSPGRYQLHDLLRAYAVDQVRHLESTEGRQAALRRELDWYLHTADAALSRTLPFYRTVPLDPPTDVTPLTFATNAEADAWFDAERDNLVAATRAAAEAGRPRIAWQLAAVLRSVFMHQNAFEGWFTTARIGLAAARTLGDRHGEAEALESLGKAHFQARQLTEAAVHHRAALVIRQEIGDEYGTAVSINALGLLGLRHRHLTEALSHFGESLTIFERLGNQRWQALLVSNLAETRYELGELTEAAALLERALAVQREIDDRGQEGNSLFFLSMTLREIGRTDEALAAITSAIAIAEGVSQVWLGHWLVEYARVLRASGRPAEALEAVHRAATIQRRLGDRSREAMALDGAGEAYRELGQADEAIAFHLRAAAVHRQLGDDWQLALTLHHLGGALTTAGRAEEAGQHWREAHALLARFDDPRAAALREDIAASF, encoded by the coding sequence GTGAACCCCTGGACGAGTACTTCGCTCGTGTGGTGGCGCCGATGGGGTCTCCCCGCGCGGGGTGATGAGGTGGACGGCGTCGGTTCGGACGAGCCTGGGCAGCGGCCGGCTCAGGTGAACCGGTCCGAGCTGTCCGGCCCGGCGGAGCTGGTCCAGGCCCGTGATGTGTACGGCGGCGTGCACTTCCACGGCGAGGTGACTTCGCAGGAACGACCGCAACAGCTCCCCGGTGACGTACGCGGTTTCGTCAACAGGATCGAGGAGCTGCACACGCTCAACCAACTGCTGACCGAGGGCGATCAGAGCGTCGATGTCAGCCTGTCGGTGATCACCGGGACGGCTGGTGTCGGTAAGACATCGGTCGCCCTGCGCTGGGCGCACAGCGTCCGGAGCAGGTTCCCGGACGGGCAGCTCTACGCCAACCTGCGCGGATACGATCCGGGCGAGCCGGCGCAGCCGGATCAGATCCTCGACCGCTTCCTACGGGCACTCGGTGTTCCGCCCTCGGCGGTGCCGGCGGATCTGGATGATCGGGCGGCGCTGTACCGCTCACGCCTGGCCGGACGGCGCGTACTCGTGCTGTTGGACAATGCCGCATCGGCCCGGCAGGTGCGCCCGCTGCTGCCGGGCACGGACCGCTGCCTGGTCGTGGTCACGAGTCGGAACATGCTCTCCGGGCTGACCACCCGCGACGGCGGCCGACGGCTGACGCTGCGCATCTTGACCGAAGACGACGCCGTCACCCTGCTACGCGACATCACCTCGCCTTACCGAAGCGGCGACGACCCCGCCGAGCTGACCGAGTTGGCGCGTCTTTGCGCCCGGTTGCCGCTGGCGCTGCGCATCGCCGCCGAGCGAGCGGCGAGCCGGCCGTTCATGCCGCTCGGCGAGCTCATTCAGGATCTGCGCGACGAGTCGGCCCTGTGGGACGCCCTCACCGCCGAGGAGGACGAGGAGTCCGATGCCGTGCGGGCGGTCTTCGCCTGGTCCTACCGCGCCCTGAACCCGACGTCCGCGCGGCTGTTCCGGCTGCTCGGGCTGCACCCCGGGCCGGATTTCAGCGCCCCGGCCGCCGCCGCGCTGACCGGTGTGCCGCTGCCCCAGGTGCGGCAACCGCTCGACGCTCTGGTCAGCGTGAATCTGTTGGAACAGAGCTCTCCGGGCCGGTACCAACTCCACGACCTCCTGCGCGCCTACGCGGTCGACCAGGTGCGGCATCTGGAGAGCACGGAGGGTCGGCAAGCCGCGCTGCGCCGTGAGTTGGACTGGTACTTGCACACCGCCGACGCCGCGCTGAGCCGCACGCTGCCGTTCTACCGGACCGTACCGTTGGATCCGCCCACCGACGTCACGCCGCTCACCTTCGCGACCAACGCCGAGGCGGACGCCTGGTTCGACGCCGAACGGGACAACCTGGTAGCGGCAACCCGCGCAGCCGCCGAGGCGGGCCGACCGCGGATCGCCTGGCAACTGGCGGCGGTGCTGCGCAGCGTCTTCATGCATCAGAACGCCTTCGAAGGCTGGTTCACCACCGCCCGGATCGGACTGGCCGCAGCCCGTACGCTGGGCGACCGGCATGGCGAGGCGGAGGCGCTGGAGAGCCTCGGCAAGGCCCACTTCCAAGCTCGCCAACTCACCGAGGCCGCCGTACACCACCGGGCCGCGCTGGTCATCCGTCAGGAGATTGGCGACGAGTACGGCACAGCCGTGTCGATCAACGCGCTCGGGTTGCTGGGCCTGCGCCACCGTCACCTCACCGAGGCGCTCAGCCATTTCGGCGAGAGCCTGACGATCTTTGAACGGCTCGGCAACCAGCGGTGGCAGGCATTGCTGGTCAGCAACCTCGCCGAGACCCGCTACGAGCTGGGTGAGCTGACCGAGGCGGCGGCGCTGTTGGAGCGGGCGCTCGCGGTGCAGCGGGAGATTGACGACCGCGGCCAGGAGGGCAATTCGCTCTTCTTCCTGAGCATGACCCTGCGGGAAATCGGCCGTACCGACGAGGCCCTTGCCGCGATCACGTCGGCCATTGCCATCGCCGAGGGTGTCAGCCAGGTCTGGCTGGGGCACTGGCTGGTGGAGTACGCGCGGGTGCTGCGCGCCTCCGGCCGGCCCGCCGAGGCGCTGGAGGCCGTGCACCGGGCGGCCACGATTCAACGTCGGCTCGGTGACCGCAGCCGCGAGGCGATGGCCCTCGACGGCGCCGGTGAGGCGTACCGGGAGCTGGGGCAGGCGGACGAGGCGATCGCCTTCCACCTGCGCGCGGCGGCGGTGCACCGGCAGCTCGGGGACGATTGGCAGCTTGCCCTGACGCTGCACCATCTGGGCGGCGCGCTGACGACGGCGGGTCGCGCCGAGGAGGCCGGCCAGCACTGGCGGGAGGCTCACGCACTGCTGGCCAGGTTCGACGACCCGCGTGCTGCCGCGCTTCGCGAAGACATCGCGGCGTCGTTTTAG
- a CDS encoding DivIVA domain-containing protein, which translates to MNVSNQRPEPPRGGATYRSAAYTGLLPWQVRERRFPPTGLGRRGLNPDDVYAFLDRVAVDMAAVYAALAESRLETARIKAGLRRRQADHAGTRNERGQA; encoded by the coding sequence ATGAACGTCAGCAACCAGCGACCAGAGCCGCCGCGCGGCGGCGCGACCTACCGCTCCGCCGCGTACACCGGTCTGTTGCCGTGGCAGGTGCGCGAGCGCCGCTTTCCACCGACCGGGCTCGGGCGTCGCGGTCTGAACCCCGACGACGTGTACGCCTTCCTCGACCGGGTCGCCGTCGACATGGCCGCCGTCTACGCCGCTCTCGCCGAGAGCCGCCTCGAGACGGCCCGGATCAAGGCCGGCCTGCGTCGCCGGCAGGCCGACCACGCCGGCACCCGAAACGAGCGGGGCCAGGCCTGA
- a CDS encoding helix-turn-helix transcriptional regulator: MPEDIGSTVPRRQLGRLLRQFRNEAGVTLDAAAEALEYSRQKIWRLECGQGSVRVLDVKAMCELYGVSPEMTEAMRGLAAETKSKGWWHAYGDAVPNWFELYVGLESAAAHLREYGENLIPGLLQTRAYALGLFRPTSRLSIEERERAVEVRLKRQSLLTRRLPQPPHLDAILSEAVLRRVVGGPTVMTGQLAHLLKASELPNVSVRIAPLAAGPHPGAVAGSFVLLDFPATKGGRAVPEPSVVYSESLTGALYLDKPDELRAYEDVWKGLDALALDQADSRDMIKRIAGEMRHD, from the coding sequence ATGCCCGAAGACATCGGATCGACAGTGCCGCGCCGGCAACTCGGCCGGCTGCTGCGACAGTTCCGCAACGAGGCCGGGGTGACGCTCGATGCCGCCGCCGAGGCCCTCGAATACAGCCGGCAGAAGATCTGGCGCCTCGAATGCGGCCAGGGCTCCGTCCGGGTGCTCGACGTCAAGGCGATGTGCGAGCTGTACGGGGTGTCGCCCGAGATGACCGAGGCGATGCGCGGGCTGGCCGCGGAGACGAAGTCGAAGGGCTGGTGGCATGCGTACGGGGATGCGGTGCCGAACTGGTTCGAGCTGTACGTGGGGCTGGAATCCGCCGCCGCCCACCTGCGCGAGTACGGCGAGAACCTCATCCCCGGGCTGCTGCAGACCCGCGCCTACGCATTGGGTTTGTTCCGACCCACGAGTCGGTTGAGCATCGAGGAGCGCGAGCGGGCGGTCGAGGTGCGGCTGAAGCGTCAGAGTCTGCTCACTCGTCGGCTTCCACAGCCGCCACACCTGGACGCCATCCTCTCCGAAGCGGTGCTGCGCCGTGTTGTGGGCGGCCCTACGGTGATGACTGGGCAGCTTGCTCACCTGCTCAAAGCATCGGAGCTGCCGAACGTTTCGGTTCGCATTGCGCCACTCGCGGCAGGGCCCCATCCCGGTGCGGTCGCAGGCTCCTTTGTGCTACTGGACTTCCCGGCCACGAAGGGCGGCCGGGCCGTCCCGGAACCGTCGGTCGTCTACAGCGAGTCGCTGACCGGGGCGCTCTACCTCGACAAGCCAGACGAGCTTCGGGCCTATGAAGACGTCTGGAAGGGTCTGGATGCCCTCGCCCTCGATCAGGCAGACTCAAGAGACATGATCAAGCGAATCGCCGGGGAGATGCGGCATGACTGA
- a CDS encoding DUF397 domain-containing protein, translating into MTDLTGAVWRKSTRSGDNGGNCVEVATNLPGVVAVRDSKDHTGPVLTFSSDNWSAFVTATKGS; encoded by the coding sequence ATGACTGACCTGACCGGCGCCGTCTGGCGCAAGAGCACCCGCAGCGGCGACAACGGCGGCAACTGCGTCGAGGTCGCCACCAATCTTCCCGGCGTCGTGGCCGTCCGCGACTCCAAAGACCACACTGGCCCTGTCCTCACCTTCAGCTCGGACAACTGGTCCGCCTTCGTCACTGCGACCAAGGGGAGCTAA